The sequence TAATTTTATTGTAAAGAGAAAACAGGATTAAAGAATTTTATTGACAATTTTCTGAATAGCAAGCTCTTCCAGACACGCCCAGTCACCTCGATAGCATTCTTTATCGCCGAAAACGGAACATGGTCTGCAGCTCAAATCTTTAATCTGAACCACATCATCCTCACTCTGCCCGAATCCTAAAAATCCGGCATAAGGATGCGTCTGCCCCCAAATAGAAACACATCTCGTTCCCACAAGACTTGCCAAATGCATGTTGGCGGAATCCATAGAGATCATTAATTCTAATTCGGATATTTTGTTCAATTCTTCTGTAAGGCTTAGTTTTCCTGATAAACTCTGTGTATTGGGGATTTCTCTTTCCCATTTTCCCAACGTTTCTGTTTCATTTTTGCCGCCTCCAAAGAAATAGATTTTATGTTTTTGAGCTAAAATTTTCGCTAATTCATAAGATTTTTCCAGCGGAAGCATTTTCCCGCGATGCTGAGCGAAAGGCGCGAAACCAATTCCTGATTTGATTACGGAAAAAGGTCTTAACTGATGCGATAATTCAACCTTAAAGCCCATTTCCCGAAAGACATCGGCGTAGCGTTCAACAGTTTTTTTAAGCTGTGTTTTATGGAGGTTCCAGATATCGGTAAGATGTTCTTTTTCTTCCTTCCCTTTATTGATTTTAAAAACTTTTAACCCTTTTCTGCGATAAATTTTATCTAAAACTTTCGTTCTGATCACATCATGAAGATTTGCTATCAGGTCAGGATGAAATTCCTTCACCAGTTCATTTGCCAATCTCGTTAATCCAAAAAAACCTTTGTAATCATCAAGGTTCACTCCCTTGAATATAACATTCGGAATATCAGAGAATAAGCTTTCAAAATTTTTGCGGGAAACCATGACAATTTCTACGTCTGGATTCTGTTCTAAAAATTCCCGAAACACCGGTGCTGTCATCGCGACATCACCAAAGGCAGAAAAACGATATGCTAGAATTCTTGTCACAATTACGATTTCAACTGATAGGCAACTGCGTAAAATTTAATTTGTTTTGTCATGGCCATCAAACCGTTGGCTCTGGAAGGAGAAAGGAATTCCTGCAGCCCGATTTCAGAGATAAATTCGAAATCAGAATCTAAAATTTCCTGCGTAGAATGACCGCTGTAGATGCTCACCAAAAGAGAAACTATCCCTTTCGGCAAAATACCGTCAGAATCTGCATTGAAAAACAATTTTCCATCTTTGTACTCAGCATCGATCCAGACTTTGCTCTGGCAGCCTTTAATCAGATTTTCGTCAGTTTTCTTATCTTCCGAAAGTCCTTTCAATTCTTTTCCCAGATCAATAATATACTCATATTTTTGTTCCCAATCGTCAAGAAATGCAAATTCGTCGATAATTTCCTGCTGTTTTTCTTTAATGGTCATTTTAACTAATTTCTTTCTGCAAAGATAACCAATTTATAAAAGATAATTTAATAGAGATTTAATATGAAGAAGATTTGAAATTATCCTTAGCTAGAGTTGCAGTCATTCTTTTAAACAACAGAAAAATATACACAATGTTTGTCATCCTGGAAGGATCTTAGCGTTATATTAGAAAACAGTCTGGAAAGATTCGAGTCCAGATGCTTTCAGCATGACAAACTTTACGGAATACTTTTTAAGAGAGAAATAAAATCAAAGCGAAGCCTTTTCAAAAACTTCAAGCAATTTTATTTCTTCATTTTCCCAGCAAAGAATATTTGCTGCTTTTTCAAGCTCGGGCAGATAACTTCTTCTTCCTTTATTTAAAACTCTTTTTATTGCCTCTGCAATACTTTCGGGTCTATGATCTCTGATAATTTCTCCGATATCAAATTGAGCTTTAAGATTCTGCATTTCAGGAAGATTTGACAGAATTAAAGGAACACGTGCCTGGATACAATCCAGTACTTTATTCGGTAAAGAATAATAATAGCTGTCCCCTCCATTTTCTTCGATGCTCATTCCACAATCTACCGTCGGTGTAATTTTCCTTAAATCTTCAGGTAATAATTTTCCTAAAAACTGAACTTTTTGTTGAAGATTTTCTTTAATTACCAAATCTTCATATTCCTTTTTCTTGGGGCCATCTCCGGCAACTTTAAAAATGACATTTTCCAGGTGATGCATTGCCAAAATAGCTTTATCAATACCCCGAAAAGGATTAATGACACCTTGATACAAAAGAATTTTCGGATTATTTTCAAGAATTTCTCCAGTAAAATCTAATTTTCTGGGAGCATTTTGAACCACAACAGGCAGAATTCCGTACTGATTTTTAAACCAATTGGCATATCCTGAACTTGCCGTCATCATAAATTGGATCTTCGGGATTACATTTTTTTCCAGATAACGCCATAATTTTTGTGACATTTTGCCCTGAATTGCCGGCATTTCGGAAAAAATTTCATGACTGTCAAAAACTAGCGGAATATTTAGCTTTTTTGATATTAAATAATTCGGAAGCAGAGCATCCAGATCGTTGGCATGAAGAATCGTGTTTTTATCCGCTTTTTTCTTTAGTTCATGGTACAATTTCCAGTTGAATTCGAAATATGCGGTTTTTAAACTTGTTGAAATTAATTTTATTCTATTAAAAGCATAAGGCCGCGAAATTTTTTCACTTCCACCCCAGTCGTTTCCTATCAATTCAATGCCGTATCCGTTTTCATGTAAAGTCCTGCAAACCTTCTCTATACGCTGATCTGTGTACAGATTACTAAAAGCAGAGGTAATGACTTTTTTTCTGTTCATTACTTTTTTTTATCCGCTAAAAGGTGGTAAATTTGAATAAAGCAAATCATCCCGTTTGGGATGATTACCGGCCAGAGCATTCCGCTGAAGATACCATAAATGACAAAACATATACAGCCGACCATATTGACAATTCTAATTTTTCTTACATCTTTCAGGATAAAACTCAACACGATAAAAAGTGAAGCAGAATATCCGATATAAGTAGCAGTTTCGGGGTTCATGAGAAAAATTTAGAGCAGAACAAACTTAATCATTTTCAATAAGATAATAAAATTTTTTCTGCCATAAAGTCATTTATTGATTTTTGGTAAAATATTTGTAATTTAGATAATGAATAAATGGCAATGCTGCTTTTATTCTAATGAGATATATTATGGATTATAAGTTTTCACAAGGTTTGAGCCAAGTGTTCAAACAAAGCAAAAGCGAAGCTAAAAGGCTGAAAAGTGAATTTCTTAATACAGAACATCTACTTTTAGGTATTATAAAAACGGAAAACTCTGCAAAAGAAATCCTTCAAAACCTTAATGCGGATTTAACACAAATCAGAAGAAAAATTGAAACTCTAAATACAGCAAGTCTAAATCCTATTTCTGAGGAGGTTACCAATATTTCTTTCACTAAGATGGCAGATCATGCGATCAAACGTGCGGAGCTGGAATGCAGACAATACAAAAGCAATGAGATTAATACCGTTCATTTGCTTTTAGGCATTCTATACAAATATGAGGACCCGACTTCAAATATTTTAGGAGCTTACGACATCGATTATGAAGGAGTTTCAAAAGAGTATCAGACGATGCTGAAAAATTCCGGACAGGCACCACAGATGAGTGCTTATGACGACGATGATGAAAGAGAGGAATTTGAGCAAATGAGAAAGCCAACAGGAAATTTAGGTTCCGGAAAAAGTAAAACTCCTACTTTGGACAACTTTGGTAGAGACCTTACTTCTTTGGCAAGAGACGGGAAATTGGACCCTGTGATCGGTCGTGAAAAAGAAATTGAGAGAGTTTCTCAGATTTTATCAAGAAGAAAGAAAAACAATCCGTTGCTTATCGGTGAACCGGGTGTTGGTAAATCTGCCATCGCTGAAGGTTTGGCCTTAAGAATTCAACAGAAGAAAGTTTCAAGAGTTCTTTATGGTAAAAGAGTGATCACTTTGGATCTGGCGAGTTTAGTTGCCGGAACAAAATACCGTGGTCAGTTTGAGGAAAGAATGAAGGCGATCATGACGGAGCTGGAGAAAAACAGAGATGTCATCTTATTCATTGATGAGCTTCACACTATTGTCGGTGCGGGAAGTTCTACAGGAAGCTTGGATGCGTCAAATATGTTCAAACCTGCTTTGGCAAGAGGAGAAATCCAATGCATCGGGGCAACTACCCTGGATGAATATCGTCAGTACATCGAGAAAGACGGTGCTTTAGAAAGAAGATTCCAGAAAGTAATGGTGGAGCCGACTTCGATCGAAGAAACCGTTCAGATCTTAAATCAGATTAAAGATAAATACGAAGAACATCATAATGTAATCTATACTCCGGAAGCAATTCTGGCATGTGTCAATTTGACATCAAGATATATTACAGACCGTTTCTTACCGGATAAAGCGATTGATGCCATGGATGAAGCCGGATCTCGTGTTTATATTAAAAACATGAAAGTTCCTACAGAAATCATTGATTTTGAAAAGAAAATCGAAGATATCAAGGAAATGAAGCAGAAAGCAGTAAAAGCTCAGGATTATCTTGAAGCAAGAAAACTGAAAGATGAAGAGGAAAGACTTCAGATGGAACTGAATGCTGCCCAGGATAAGTGGGACAAAGATGTGAAGGAGAAAAAAGAAACCGTAACAGAAGAAAATGTAGCGGAAGTGGTTTCCATGATGAGTGGTGTTCCGGTAACGAAAGTAGGTAAAAATGAGCTTGATAAATTAGCTCAGATGGACGGAAAACTGAACGGAAAAGTAATCGGTCAGGAAGACGCTGTGAAAAAAGTTGTGAAAGCAATTCAGAGAAACAGAGCCGGACTTAAAGATCCGAACCGTCCGATCGGTACTTTCATTTTCTTAGGAACAACCGGTGTCGGTAAAACGGAGCTGGCCAAAGTAATGGCAAGAGAATTATTCGATTCTGACGAAGCTTTGATCAGAATTGATATGAGTGAATACATGGAAAAATTTGCGGTTTCAAGATTAGTTGGTGCGCCTCCGGGATACGTTGGATACGAAGAAGGTGGACAATTAACAGAAGCGGTGAGAAGAAAACCTTATGCTGTGGTTCTTTTGGATGAGATCGAAAAAGCTCACCCTGATGTATTCAACATTCTGTTGCAGATTTTGGATGAAGGTCACGTTACGGACAGTTTAGGTAGAAAAATTGACTTCAGAAATACGATTATTATCCTTACTTCAAACATCGGTACGAGAGATCTTAAAGATTTCGGAGATGGTGTAGGATTCGGAACTTCTGCGAAAAAGTCAAACACAGATACCAGAGCAAGAAGTACCATCGAAAATGCGCTTAAAAAAGCATTTGCCCCTGAATTCCTAAACAGAATTGACGATATTATCATCTTCAACTCTCTTGTACAAGACGATATCAAGAAAATTATTGATCTTGAATTGAACAAACTGTACAGCAGATTAGAAAAATTAGGGTACAAAGTGGAATTAACCGAAGAAGCAAAAGACTTCATCTCTGAAAAAGGCTGGGATAAAGACTTCGGCGCAAGACCATTGAAACGAGCTATCCAGAAATATATTGAAGATTTATTAGCCGAAATGCTGGTAAACAAACAATTGAATGAAGGAGAAACTGTAGTTCTTGACCTTAATGAAGCGAAAGATGCACTCACAGGAAAGGCTTCTAAAACTAAGAAGTCTGCTGCTGAAAAGTCTTCTCAATCATAAATAAATAATTTGATTATAAAAAAAGCATCGGGAATTTTCTCGATGCTTTTTTGTTTTTTATCTTGCAACCCTTGTCAAGGTTTAAAACCTTGACAAGGGTCATTATTTGTATTAAAAATTGGAGGATTACACAGATCTTTAACCAAAATCATATGTGCAAATCTTGTGAAAATCTGTGGTAGAAAATAATTAAAGCCCCACCACAAAACCAATACTCGGAACCAACCCTGTTGAAAAAATACTTTCATTTTCTTTCCAGAGAACATTATACATCAAACCTATCTGCATGAAAGAATTATTCCCGATTCGCTGCATATATCCGCCACCTAGATATAAAGCATCTTCTTCTGCATTCGTTTTATAGTCGTAATATTTATGTTTATAATTAATGAAATAATGCTGATAATTAGCACTTAAATAAAAAGTTCGGGCAA is a genomic window of Chryseobacterium wanjuense containing:
- a CDS encoding glycosyltransferase family 9 protein, translating into MTRILAYRFSAFGDVAMTAPVFREFLEQNPDVEIVMVSRKNFESLFSDIPNVIFKGVNLDDYKGFFGLTRLANELVKEFHPDLIANLHDVIRTKVLDKIYRRKGLKVFKINKGKEEKEHLTDIWNLHKTQLKKTVERYADVFREMGFKVELSHQLRPFSVIKSGIGFAPFAQHRGKMLPLEKSYELAKILAQKHKIYFFGGGKNETETLGKWEREIPNTQSLSGKLSLTEELNKISELELMISMDSANMHLASLVGTRCVSIWGQTHPYAGFLGFGQSEDDVVQIKDLSCRPCSVFGDKECYRGDWACLEELAIQKIVNKIL
- a CDS encoding SufE family protein; this translates as MTIKEKQQEIIDEFAFLDDWEQKYEYIIDLGKELKGLSEDKKTDENLIKGCQSKVWIDAEYKDGKLFFNADSDGILPKGIVSLLVSIYSGHSTQEILDSDFEFISEIGLQEFLSPSRANGLMAMTKQIKFYAVAYQLKS
- a CDS encoding glycosyltransferase family 4 protein, with translation MNRKKVITSAFSNLYTDQRIEKVCRTLHENGYGIELIGNDWGGSEKISRPYAFNRIKLISTSLKTAYFEFNWKLYHELKKKADKNTILHANDLDALLPNYLISKKLNIPLVFDSHEIFSEMPAIQGKMSQKLWRYLEKNVIPKIQFMMTASSGYANWFKNQYGILPVVVQNAPRKLDFTGEILENNPKILLYQGVINPFRGIDKAILAMHHLENVIFKVAGDGPKKKEYEDLVIKENLQQKVQFLGKLLPEDLRKITPTVDCGMSIEENGGDSYYYSLPNKVLDCIQARVPLILSNLPEMQNLKAQFDIGEIIRDHRPESIAEAIKRVLNKGRRSYLPELEKAANILCWENEEIKLLEVFEKASL
- a CDS encoding uroporphyrinogen decarboxylase; the protein is MNPETATYIGYSASLFIVLSFILKDVRKIRIVNMVGCICFVIYGIFSGMLWPVIIPNGMICFIQIYHLLADKKK
- a CDS encoding ATP-dependent Clp protease ATP-binding subunit gives rise to the protein MDYKFSQGLSQVFKQSKSEAKRLKSEFLNTEHLLLGIIKTENSAKEILQNLNADLTQIRRKIETLNTASLNPISEEVTNISFTKMADHAIKRAELECRQYKSNEINTVHLLLGILYKYEDPTSNILGAYDIDYEGVSKEYQTMLKNSGQAPQMSAYDDDDEREEFEQMRKPTGNLGSGKSKTPTLDNFGRDLTSLARDGKLDPVIGREKEIERVSQILSRRKKNNPLLIGEPGVGKSAIAEGLALRIQQKKVSRVLYGKRVITLDLASLVAGTKYRGQFEERMKAIMTELEKNRDVILFIDELHTIVGAGSSTGSLDASNMFKPALARGEIQCIGATTLDEYRQYIEKDGALERRFQKVMVEPTSIEETVQILNQIKDKYEEHHNVIYTPEAILACVNLTSRYITDRFLPDKAIDAMDEAGSRVYIKNMKVPTEIIDFEKKIEDIKEMKQKAVKAQDYLEARKLKDEEERLQMELNAAQDKWDKDVKEKKETVTEENVAEVVSMMSGVPVTKVGKNELDKLAQMDGKLNGKVIGQEDAVKKVVKAIQRNRAGLKDPNRPIGTFIFLGTTGVGKTELAKVMARELFDSDEALIRIDMSEYMEKFAVSRLVGAPPGYVGYEEGGQLTEAVRRKPYAVVLLDEIEKAHPDVFNILLQILDEGHVTDSLGRKIDFRNTIIILTSNIGTRDLKDFGDGVGFGTSAKKSNTDTRARSTIENALKKAFAPEFLNRIDDIIIFNSLVQDDIKKIIDLELNKLYSRLEKLGYKVELTEEAKDFISEKGWDKDFGARPLKRAIQKYIEDLLAEMLVNKQLNEGETVVLDLNEAKDALTGKASKTKKSAAEKSSQS